The following are from one region of the Microbacterium sp. cx-55 genome:
- a CDS encoding aminotransferase class I/II-fold pyridoxal phosphate-dependent enzyme, translated as MISTQFQPFQLEEWQSLYELDVDFNLADSGVQPVLLSEMLTDSEAIADFLNSDLHYPAVNGTTLLRTRIAALYGPEVTPDEVLVTVGAAEANGLAVTTLTRPGDHVVVLEPGYRQVAGLAANRGCEVEAFHLIEAEGWRPDLEELERIVRPDTKLIAVNNPNNPTGAVLTAAEMDAIIAIAARVGAWILADEVYHGSELDGVETPSFHGRYDRLVVTNSLSKAYGLSGVRLGWIVGDAATVQELWRRHEYATISTSKLSMKIGELAVEPIRREWLLARNRRFVREGFARLAAWAETTEGVVTVVEPKATALAFPRIGLPLTSLEVAHELRLDGVLVGVGSHFGVESHIRVTHALDGAYMDAGLARMGETIARLAR; from the coding sequence ATGATTTCTACTCAGTTCCAGCCGTTCCAGCTTGAGGAATGGCAGTCCCTGTACGAGTTGGACGTCGATTTCAACCTCGCGGACAGCGGGGTCCAGCCGGTGCTTCTGTCCGAAATGCTGACCGATTCGGAGGCGATCGCCGACTTCCTGAACAGCGATCTGCACTATCCGGCGGTGAACGGAACAACCCTGTTGCGCACGCGGATCGCGGCGCTGTACGGCCCCGAGGTCACACCCGACGAAGTGCTCGTCACGGTAGGCGCAGCTGAGGCGAACGGCCTCGCCGTCACCACACTGACCCGGCCGGGCGACCACGTTGTTGTCCTGGAGCCCGGCTACCGGCAGGTCGCCGGGCTCGCGGCGAACCGTGGATGCGAGGTGGAGGCGTTCCACTTGATCGAGGCTGAGGGCTGGCGACCCGACCTGGAGGAGCTGGAGCGCATCGTGCGCCCCGACACCAAGCTGATCGCGGTGAACAACCCCAACAACCCCACCGGCGCGGTGCTCACCGCCGCTGAGATGGATGCGATCATCGCCATCGCGGCTCGGGTGGGCGCCTGGATCCTCGCTGACGAGGTGTATCACGGGTCTGAACTCGACGGAGTGGAGACCCCGAGCTTCCACGGCCGTTACGACCGGTTGGTCGTGACCAACAGCCTCTCCAAGGCATACGGTCTCTCCGGCGTGCGGCTCGGCTGGATCGTCGGCGATGCTGCCACCGTGCAGGAGCTGTGGCGCCGCCACGAGTACGCCACGATCTCGACAAGCAAGCTCTCAATGAAGATCGGGGAGCTGGCGGTCGAGCCGATACGCCGGGAGTGGCTCTTAGCGCGCAACCGCCGCTTCGTCCGGGAGGGCTTCGCGCGGTTGGCGGCCTGGGCCGAGACGACCGAGGGCGTCGTCACCGTGGTCGAGCCGAAGGCGACCGCGCTGGCGTTCCCCCGCATCGGCTTACCGCTGACCTCGCTCGAGGTCGCGCATGAGCTCCGGCTCGACGGCGTGCTGGTCGGCGTTGGTTCGCACTTCGGTGTCGAGAGCCACATTCGTGTCACGCATGCGCTCGACGGTGCATACATGGATGCGGGGCTGGCTCGGATGGGCGAGACGATCGCGCGCCTGGCGCGCTGA
- a CDS encoding helix-turn-helix domain-containing protein: protein MADQTDAQSTSDGVIDRLGRRIRSLRKAQPLTVQELADRSGVSRRLLTQIELGQANPSLVTVDRIAKVLGVDFAALTAPREADPGVAAVRTIEQATLIWSSPFGSTAHLLITSEHSGGPELWRWRLLPQDRYVASPDPSGSEELFVVHEGSLDIVADGAAVTVPTGGSARLRSDREYRYENRGPETLVFNRVVAVSRT from the coding sequence GTGGCGGATCAGACGGACGCGCAGAGCACGTCAGACGGCGTCATCGATCGGTTAGGGCGCCGCATCCGCTCGCTGCGCAAGGCTCAGCCGTTGACGGTCCAGGAACTCGCTGATCGCTCCGGGGTCAGTCGGCGGCTGCTGACCCAGATCGAATTGGGGCAGGCGAATCCGAGCTTGGTCACTGTGGACCGCATCGCCAAGGTGCTCGGCGTCGATTTCGCTGCGCTGACCGCGCCGCGAGAGGCGGACCCCGGAGTTGCCGCCGTGCGGACCATCGAGCAGGCGACGCTGATCTGGTCCAGCCCGTTCGGCAGCACGGCGCACCTGCTGATCACGAGCGAGCACAGCGGTGGGCCCGAGCTGTGGCGCTGGCGGCTGCTCCCGCAGGATCGCTACGTCGCCTCACCCGACCCGTCCGGATCAGAGGAACTCTTCGTCGTGCACGAGGGCAGCCTCGATATCGTCGCTGACGGTGCGGCCGTCACGGTCCCGACCGGCGGCAGCGCTCGATTGCGCAGCGATCGCGAGTACCGGTACGAGAACCGCGGTCCAGAGACACTGGTGTTCAACCGTGTCGTGGCCGTGAGTCGGACGTAA
- a CDS encoding MFS transporter, giving the protein MSTTPQAANAAPPGDSGSPGSPPRPWRVAIIAGLASFVDGAALSVNGIALVIYQQAIGLTPEQVGLLTAVVTVGTAIGALLGGRLGDVYGRRKVFIVTMAMIVIGTLGPIFSADFWLLFAGLALVGLGVGADLPVSLATIAEAATEKNRGAMLVFTQVLWITASLVVVIVASSIGGQGRIAGQILYGLVAVVGVIGLLLRLTLPESARWLASRDSRSDSPQTVGVVRSRVSDLLSPPLRRPLLVLTAFYALVSIPGGMLASYITYIAVNVAGVPVEQFVAYTAIAFPVGFLALFFFMKIVDTRFRRAFVYGCGLLTVIVLIVPVVFGLDIVSLLVVFTLIGGIGAICGEPITRVWSNESFPTMLRSTAQGFILTVGRLLLAASLTVGPALIAFSVTGFFLTLAVIQLLAVAVAYVGFRGGRIQNTFVVESDPAVGTARLKGEHHAPAV; this is encoded by the coding sequence ATGTCAACGACACCTCAGGCCGCGAATGCGGCGCCCCCGGGTGACTCGGGCTCACCCGGCTCGCCTCCGCGGCCCTGGCGAGTGGCCATCATTGCGGGGCTGGCCTCCTTCGTCGACGGTGCCGCGCTGAGCGTCAACGGGATCGCTCTCGTGATCTACCAGCAGGCCATCGGTCTGACGCCCGAACAGGTCGGCCTGCTGACAGCGGTGGTAACCGTGGGGACGGCGATCGGAGCGCTCCTCGGGGGACGCTTGGGCGACGTCTACGGCCGCCGGAAGGTGTTCATCGTGACGATGGCGATGATCGTCATCGGGACGCTCGGTCCCATCTTCTCCGCTGATTTCTGGCTCTTGTTCGCCGGGCTCGCGCTCGTGGGATTGGGCGTCGGCGCTGACCTGCCGGTATCGCTGGCCACCATCGCCGAAGCCGCGACAGAGAAGAACCGCGGCGCGATGCTCGTCTTCACCCAGGTGCTGTGGATCACCGCCTCCCTCGTCGTCGTGATCGTCGCCTCGTCGATCGGCGGACAGGGACGGATCGCCGGTCAGATCCTCTACGGGCTAGTCGCGGTCGTCGGCGTCATCGGGCTCCTCCTCCGCCTCACCCTTCCCGAGTCGGCGCGCTGGCTCGCTTCGCGGGATTCTCGTAGTGACAGCCCGCAGACGGTCGGCGTGGTGCGCTCACGGGTGTCCGACCTCCTGTCCCCGCCGTTGCGTCGCCCGCTCCTGGTGCTCACCGCTTTCTATGCGCTCGTGAGCATCCCCGGCGGGATGCTCGCCTCGTACATCACCTACATCGCCGTGAACGTCGCCGGCGTGCCCGTCGAGCAGTTCGTCGCCTACACAGCCATCGCATTCCCCGTGGGGTTCCTCGCGCTCTTCTTCTTCATGAAGATCGTCGACACCCGGTTCCGGCGAGCCTTCGTTTACGGCTGCGGCCTGCTGACGGTCATCGTGCTGATCGTCCCCGTCGTCTTCGGGCTCGACATCGTCTCGCTCCTCGTCGTCTTCACGCTCATCGGAGGCATCGGCGCGATCTGCGGCGAACCCATCACCCGCGTGTGGTCGAACGAGTCCTTTCCCACCATGCTCCGCTCCACCGCCCAGGGATTCATCCTGACCGTCGGGCGACTCCTCCTAGCCGCCTCGCTGACGGTCGGTCCGGCGCTGATCGCGTTCTCGGTGACCGGCTTCTTCCTCACCCTCGCGGTCATCCAGCTCCTCGCCGTCGCGGTCGCGTACGTAGGCTTCCGAGGAGGACGAATCCAGAACACCTTCGTCGTCGAGAGCGACCCGGCAGTCGGCACCGCCCGTCTCAAAGGAGAGCACCATGCGCCCGCTGTATGA
- a CDS encoding alpha/beta hydrolase has product MPLLPTLQAALSALPSTSIDLNDIPGVRSEALAASAGFAAMVAQAGPEVGAVTTAQVEVADGTIDVRIYQPMAPGPHPLHIYFHGGGWIAGGIEDAFTDIVGRERAGLAGYVTVTVDYRLAPEVTFPVPVDDSYAALLWAVEHAAEFDADPDRVTLGGGSAGANIAAAVALRASNEGGPVISLQILEVPALDLTCSSDSFKRYGGGDYPLSEKEIRTYIGLYLAQPLDGLNEFASPLLTEDPTRFPPTHVFSSEFDPLQDDGRRFVELLSAAGVEATFTLGEGQVHGSSGFTKLLPESATWRDEIIALLRKHDPRLTETA; this is encoded by the coding sequence ATGCCCCTCTTGCCTACTCTCCAGGCCGCCCTGAGCGCCCTCCCGTCGACCTCGATCGACCTGAACGACATTCCGGGGGTCCGTTCCGAGGCTCTCGCCGCGTCGGCCGGTTTCGCTGCGATGGTCGCGCAAGCCGGTCCGGAGGTCGGCGCCGTCACCACCGCCCAGGTCGAGGTCGCCGATGGCACCATCGATGTGCGCATCTACCAGCCGATGGCTCCCGGCCCGCACCCTCTTCATATCTACTTCCACGGCGGCGGGTGGATCGCGGGCGGCATCGAGGACGCCTTCACTGACATCGTCGGCCGGGAGCGAGCCGGGCTCGCCGGGTACGTCACTGTGACGGTCGATTATCGACTCGCACCCGAGGTGACCTTTCCCGTACCGGTCGACGACTCCTACGCGGCCCTCCTCTGGGCCGTCGAGCACGCCGCCGAATTCGACGCGGATCCCGACCGAGTGACACTCGGCGGCGGCTCCGCCGGCGCGAACATCGCGGCGGCGGTCGCCCTGCGTGCGTCGAACGAAGGCGGACCGGTCATCTCGCTGCAGATCCTCGAGGTCCCCGCGCTCGACCTCACCTGCAGCAGCGACTCCTTCAAGAGGTACGGCGGCGGCGACTACCCGCTGTCGGAGAAGGAGATCCGTACCTATATCGGCCTGTACCTCGCCCAGCCTCTGGATGGTCTCAACGAGTTTGCCTCCCCGCTCTTGACCGAGGACCCAACACGCTTCCCCCCGACGCATGTCTTCAGCTCCGAGTTCGATCCACTGCAGGACGACGGACGACGCTTCGTGGAACTGCTCTCGGCGGCTGGGGTGGAAGCCACCTTCACCCTCGGCGAAGGGCAGGTGCATGGGTCATCGGGATTCACCAAACTCCTCCCTGAGTCGGCGACCTGGCGGGATGAGATCATCGCGCTACTCCGGAAGCACGACCCCCGACTCACCGAGACCGCCTGA
- a CDS encoding serine hydrolase domain-containing protein has translation MRPLYEGHPEAPVAEPARGADLWTPRGFAEPGYGAVVDAFADAAAASPRGGAALTIMVEGRTVVDLQAGVADPAGRLWDRDTPTGVFSCSKGLLAALVSRLVMAGLVDLDRPVSFYWPEFAQAGKESVPVRWLLTHQAGLSYPVEDVEKADVIAWSPVVDKLAAQKPLWEPGTGWAYHALTMGWLVGEVIRRVTGRSVGEAFRDHLSDPIGASASLGAPHMAQRPVAQMAPIPGFSRNSLAGVDGAEDIARSFTLGGAFPIELVGPAAGFNDPDLQAADIPAGGVIATAADLAALWSSAIIPTETSRPIDPLVLSDMTVRRTFGEPVFGIAGTPTPQWGTGYMIHSPERPLLSPASFGHDGAGGQLAFADSDHGVGFGFVTNDLRGEGDTRSLDILTALQNTL, from the coding sequence ATGCGCCCGCTGTATGAAGGACACCCCGAAGCTCCTGTTGCGGAGCCGGCCCGCGGGGCAGATCTTTGGACGCCGCGAGGGTTCGCGGAACCCGGCTACGGAGCCGTCGTCGACGCCTTCGCCGACGCCGCGGCAGCCAGCCCGCGCGGTGGTGCCGCGCTGACGATCATGGTCGAGGGCCGGACCGTCGTCGACCTCCAAGCTGGCGTCGCGGACCCAGCGGGCCGCCTCTGGGATCGGGACACCCCGACAGGGGTGTTCTCGTGCAGCAAGGGTCTTCTGGCCGCCCTCGTGTCCCGGTTGGTCATGGCAGGGCTTGTAGATCTCGACCGCCCCGTGTCCTTCTACTGGCCGGAATTTGCCCAGGCCGGCAAAGAATCGGTCCCAGTAAGGTGGCTGCTGACGCACCAAGCCGGGCTCTCCTACCCGGTCGAGGATGTCGAGAAGGCCGACGTCATCGCGTGGAGTCCCGTCGTGGACAAGCTCGCCGCACAGAAACCCCTCTGGGAGCCCGGCACCGGATGGGCCTATCACGCCCTCACCATGGGATGGCTCGTCGGCGAGGTCATCCGGCGTGTCACCGGCCGCTCCGTCGGCGAAGCGTTCCGCGACCACCTCAGCGATCCGATCGGCGCCAGCGCCTCACTAGGTGCCCCGCACATGGCGCAGAGGCCGGTCGCGCAGATGGCTCCGATCCCCGGATTCTCACGCAACTCCCTCGCCGGTGTGGACGGGGCCGAGGACATCGCGCGCTCGTTCACCCTCGGGGGCGCGTTCCCCATCGAGCTCGTCGGCCCAGCGGCAGGCTTCAACGACCCCGACCTCCAGGCGGCCGACATCCCTGCCGGCGGCGTCATCGCCACCGCAGCGGACCTCGCAGCGCTCTGGTCGTCCGCCATCATTCCGACCGAGACCAGTCGCCCGATCGACCCGCTCGTCCTCTCCGACATGACCGTTCGACGGACCTTCGGGGAGCCCGTCTTCGGGATCGCGGGTACACCGACCCCGCAGTGGGGAACCGGCTACATGATCCACTCGCCGGAAAGGCCCCTGCTGAGCCCGGCGTCCTTCGGGCACGACGGCGCGGGAGGACAGCTCGCCTTCGCCGACAGTGACCACGGCGTCGGCTTCGGATTCGTCACGAACGATCTGCGCGGTGAGGGCGACACTCGATCGCTCGACATCCTCACGGCGCTCCAAAACACCCTCTGA
- a CDS encoding TetR/AcrR family transcriptional regulator yields MDAVSLRERSKERRYRAILLAGMRLFAEQGYEATTVAQIAEEAEVSPRSVSAYFPTKLDIATASSAAAARRLMDSFTSWTPERSIVDLVDRWLRDEPRFVPDEEWRVRAAMLHRNPLLHGARAADPEPLVAAAATAIAAELDVDPDDAAVQIILGIISGVVLRFELMAGYDRGSEGVLSLAHDALAGAFAAVRRARGKYWAGGPDGRTEA; encoded by the coding sequence ATGGATGCCGTCTCCCTCCGAGAGCGATCGAAAGAACGCCGTTACCGCGCAATTCTCTTAGCGGGGATGAGGCTGTTCGCTGAGCAGGGGTACGAGGCCACCACCGTCGCGCAGATCGCGGAGGAAGCGGAGGTTTCCCCCCGTTCAGTGTCGGCGTACTTTCCGACGAAGCTCGACATAGCAACCGCATCATCGGCAGCGGCCGCCCGCCGTCTGATGGACTCGTTCACCTCGTGGACCCCCGAACGCTCGATCGTCGATCTCGTCGACCGGTGGCTCCGTGACGAGCCACGCTTTGTCCCCGACGAGGAGTGGCGCGTTCGTGCCGCCATGCTCCACAGGAACCCGCTCCTCCACGGAGCACGTGCTGCGGACCCCGAGCCGCTCGTTGCAGCCGCCGCCACTGCGATCGCCGCTGAACTCGATGTTGATCCCGACGACGCTGCGGTTCAGATCATCCTCGGCATCATCTCGGGAGTCGTCTTGCGGTTTGAACTGATGGCCGGATACGACCGGGGGAGCGAGGGCGTGCTCAGCCTCGCTCATGACGCGCTGGCCGGCGCCTTCGCAGCGGTCCGGCGTGCACGGGGAAAGTATTGGGCCGGCGGCCCGGACGGGAGAACGGAGGCTTGA
- a CDS encoding alpha/beta hydrolase: protein MLTAPVPPFRSRRFRWTPFLVGLFALLVAWAESFFLRAPAYGVLVIMILLCAALIRPALSGSRTAVIVPGAAALGVAAQLGWMIWGWYPAVVVAQVAAIAVGFACIAGHHRLSPADGRPHGGARSIGGQRLRRLLRSTVTTALMATAVVVSLTLVAIAVVPAGVAVALQSALGQTSSYAPRGPENATSVTANGDRLTSDIAYGSKYPNSFLDVYIADDDASIARPTYIYIHGGGWIAGTKATGDPNAPDAGFSVISNPVLDGGYNFVSLDYGLAPTVSYPGPVEQISQAVVFLQQNAKQLGLDMDNVVISGGSAGGQLAGQFANIQTNPAYAERVGIDPVIGSALKAVVLDSAALELHKTGETQAPVPLLDFFFGLSARTYLGTSDAVIAEASVTNHVTADFPPTFIADGNVGTFPDQASALHERLDDLGVPNAVFLPTAEEASLGHGFMGAPSVWTDSYNAQKLAFLASLGL from the coding sequence ATGCTTACCGCCCCCGTTCCCCCGTTCCGCTCGCGTCGGTTCCGGTGGACGCCGTTTCTTGTCGGACTCTTCGCGCTTCTCGTCGCCTGGGCGGAGTCATTCTTCCTGCGCGCTCCTGCGTACGGCGTTCTCGTGATCATGATCCTTCTCTGCGCGGCCCTGATCAGGCCCGCCCTCTCGGGCTCTCGTACCGCGGTCATCGTGCCGGGTGCAGCCGCCTTGGGCGTCGCTGCACAACTCGGGTGGATGATCTGGGGATGGTATCCGGCGGTCGTGGTGGCACAGGTAGCGGCGATTGCCGTCGGCTTCGCCTGTATCGCCGGCCATCACCGGCTATCCCCCGCGGATGGGCGCCCCCACGGAGGCGCTCGCTCGATCGGCGGCCAGCGCCTTCGTCGCCTCCTCCGCTCGACCGTCACCACGGCCCTCATGGCGACCGCTGTGGTCGTGTCGCTCACCCTCGTTGCGATCGCGGTGGTTCCGGCAGGTGTTGCGGTCGCCCTTCAATCGGCTCTGGGCCAGACCTCTTCCTATGCTCCGCGGGGTCCTGAGAACGCAACGAGCGTGACCGCCAATGGCGACCGCCTTACCAGCGACATTGCCTACGGGAGCAAATATCCGAACAGCTTCCTCGACGTCTACATCGCCGATGACGACGCTTCGATCGCCCGACCCACGTACATCTACATCCACGGGGGCGGATGGATCGCGGGAACGAAGGCAACGGGTGATCCGAACGCGCCGGACGCCGGATTCTCGGTCATCTCCAACCCGGTCCTCGATGGCGGTTACAACTTCGTCAGCCTGGACTACGGACTCGCCCCGACCGTGAGCTATCCCGGACCCGTCGAGCAGATATCCCAAGCGGTCGTGTTCCTCCAGCAAAATGCCAAGCAACTCGGCCTCGACATGGACAACGTCGTGATCAGCGGAGGCAGCGCCGGAGGACAACTCGCAGGACAGTTCGCCAACATCCAGACCAACCCCGCGTACGCCGAACGCGTCGGCATCGACCCCGTCATCGGAAGCGCCCTGAAGGCTGTCGTCTTGGACAGTGCAGCCCTCGAACTCCACAAGACAGGTGAGACCCAGGCCCCCGTCCCCCTTCTCGACTTCTTCTTCGGGCTCTCCGCGCGCACCTACCTCGGAACCTCCGACGCGGTGATCGCCGAAGCCTCCGTCACGAACCATGTGACCGCCGACTTCCCGCCGACTTTCATCGCCGACGGCAACGTCGGCACCTTCCCCGACCAGGCATCCGCGCTGCATGAACGCCTCGACGACCTCGGCGTTCCAAACGCCGTGTTCCTCCCTACTGCGGAGGAGGCGTCACTGGGACACGGATTCATGGGAGCACCCAGCGTCTGGACCGACTCCTACAACGCGCAGAAGCTCGCCTTCCTCGCCTCCCTCGGACTGTGA
- a CDS encoding LacI family DNA-binding transcriptional regulator has translation MTRIRTVDIAREAGVSRATVSYVLNGRRDGQVSEATRNHVREVARRLGYISSPAANALRSGRGDVVLLLVPDWEVAGQLELLLEEIGRLVGQYDLVAVRYEGPHWQGALDRLLGKVEAACVVTFDPLGDADATALRAAGVPEVGAWILDRTDPAHATAIGQADIVAAQVTHLLERGYERVAYLAIEEPRGRPFIAARVAAFRAFCAERGIDGSASTVVGRDVRRIEEVLRTWTAEASGPWGIAAWNDVTGLGVLTAAASLGLRSPEQVGVIGGDDTTVAAFSDPPLSSVRFNLQAEGRGIAARIGMSLGLEIAPASTDSAVVDVIPRGSTSLPL, from the coding sequence ATGACCAGAATCCGGACCGTAGATATCGCCCGTGAAGCGGGCGTGTCGCGGGCGACGGTGAGTTACGTCCTCAACGGTCGTCGCGATGGGCAGGTCAGCGAGGCGACCCGGAACCACGTCCGTGAGGTCGCGCGACGGCTCGGCTACATCAGTTCACCTGCGGCAAATGCTCTCCGAAGCGGTCGCGGCGACGTGGTCCTCCTCCTCGTTCCCGATTGGGAGGTCGCCGGTCAGCTCGAGCTCCTTCTCGAGGAGATCGGGCGGCTCGTGGGGCAGTACGATCTCGTCGCGGTGCGCTACGAAGGGCCCCACTGGCAGGGCGCCCTCGACCGCCTGCTGGGCAAGGTCGAGGCCGCGTGCGTCGTGACCTTCGATCCCCTGGGTGATGCGGACGCGACGGCCCTCCGAGCCGCGGGCGTGCCGGAGGTCGGAGCGTGGATCCTCGACCGCACCGACCCCGCGCACGCGACGGCGATCGGACAGGCCGACATCGTGGCCGCCCAAGTGACCCATCTGCTTGAGCGGGGCTATGAGCGGGTCGCCTACCTCGCGATCGAGGAGCCGCGTGGCCGACCGTTCATCGCCGCTCGCGTCGCCGCGTTCCGCGCCTTCTGCGCGGAGCGGGGGATCGACGGGTCCGCATCCACTGTCGTGGGGCGCGACGTGCGGCGGATCGAGGAGGTCCTCCGGACGTGGACGGCGGAAGCTTCCGGCCCGTGGGGCATCGCCGCCTGGAACGACGTCACGGGTCTGGGGGTCCTCACCGCAGCGGCGTCACTCGGACTGCGTTCACCGGAGCAGGTCGGAGTGATCGGTGGAGACGACACCACGGTGGCCGCCTTCAGTGACCCCCCGCTGAGCAGCGTGCGATTCAACCTGCAGGCCGAGGGGCGCGGCATCGCCGCTCGTATCGGGATGAGCCTGGGTCTGGAGATTGCCCCCGCGTCGACGGACTCCGCGGTCGTCGACGTGATCCCCCGCGGGTCGACCAGCCTTCCCCTCTGA
- a CDS encoding ornithine cyclodeaminase family protein — protein sequence MSSPQIITADQLPTLDPKEVIMSLRFAFGALATGRAVQPTQTVLDLDGGGDIISYPALDLDAGVYAVKLSPYIPRVDGALITAWTLIFDVTSGKPLALIDSKALTTLRTAATTALAVDLLAKPDANTLSVVGAGPVARAHVDYLRAVRPFSEIRMHVRSARELDLPGVEIVQGVETALDADVIALCTSAAGAVLDATHAHPAALITSISTNAPDAHEIDPALLPSLEIYSDYRTSAAAVPDFVAAAALGWNSKNILGDLPELVAGTAPAPSRTRTAFFRSIGLGIEDAAIAGLVTRMLGLITSPPR from the coding sequence ATGAGCAGCCCGCAGATCATCACAGCCGACCAGCTCCCGACCCTCGACCCGAAAGAGGTCATCATGAGCCTGCGCTTCGCCTTCGGCGCACTCGCCACGGGACGTGCCGTGCAGCCTACGCAGACCGTCCTCGATCTCGACGGCGGCGGTGACATCATCTCCTACCCCGCGCTCGACCTCGACGCCGGCGTGTACGCCGTCAAGCTGTCGCCGTACATCCCGCGCGTAGACGGCGCCCTCATCACCGCCTGGACACTGATCTTCGACGTCACATCCGGCAAACCGCTCGCCCTGATCGACTCGAAGGCGCTGACCACCCTGCGTACCGCGGCCACCACCGCGCTGGCTGTGGACCTGCTCGCCAAGCCCGACGCAAACACCCTCAGCGTCGTCGGCGCAGGCCCGGTCGCACGCGCCCACGTGGACTACCTGCGCGCTGTGCGTCCCTTCTCCGAGATCCGGATGCACGTGCGCAGCGCCCGCGAACTAGACCTGCCGGGAGTCGAGATCGTCCAGGGCGTCGAAACCGCACTGGACGCCGACGTCATCGCGCTTTGCACCTCCGCCGCGGGTGCTGTGCTGGATGCGACGCACGCACATCCGGCCGCGCTGATCACTTCGATCAGCACGAATGCACCCGACGCGCATGAGATCGACCCCGCACTGCTGCCGTCGCTGGAGATATACAGCGACTACCGCACCTCCGCTGCCGCCGTGCCCGACTTCGTCGCCGCGGCGGCACTCGGCTGGAACTCGAAGAACATCCTCGGGGACCTGCCCGAACTCGTCGCCGGTACAGCACCCGCCCCATCGCGCACCCGCACGGCCTTCTTCCGATCGATCGGGCTGGGGATCGAAGATGCTGCAATCGCCGGTCTCGTCACCCGAATGCTCGGGCTGATTACGTCGCCCCCTAGATAA
- a CDS encoding glycoside hydrolase family 68 protein produces the protein MLNPADRWVWDFWHVQDGSTHHLFYLQAPRSLGDPHLRHRNATIGHATSKDLVNWTELGTVLRPGGPDAPDATATWTGCVVRADDGQWRMFYTGARFLSPGADGNVEVILVAVSDDLHHWRKDSSVVVRADERWYETLGSSSWPEEAWRDPWVYRGDDGQWHMLVTARARHGDIDGRGVIGHATSDDLHTWNVHPPLTAPGQGFAHLEVVQRVTVGERSMVLFSAHSAVISPDRITAGGRTGVWIAPWKNTIDLSEAQNVGASDLYSGRIVSTSDGPRLLGFLLDTDGATPLGISDPEGFDRATIASGSEWTPTSF, from the coding sequence ATGCTTAATCCCGCTGACCGCTGGGTCTGGGACTTCTGGCATGTCCAGGACGGGTCGACCCACCACCTGTTCTACCTGCAGGCGCCCCGATCTCTTGGCGACCCTCACCTGCGACACCGCAACGCCACGATCGGCCACGCAACCTCAAAAGACCTCGTGAACTGGACCGAACTCGGAACGGTCCTCCGTCCCGGCGGACCGGACGCGCCCGATGCGACGGCGACGTGGACGGGATGCGTCGTACGCGCAGACGACGGCCAGTGGCGCATGTTCTACACCGGCGCCAGGTTCTTATCCCCGGGTGCGGATGGCAACGTGGAGGTCATCCTGGTCGCCGTCTCCGACGATCTGCATCACTGGCGCAAGGACTCCTCTGTCGTCGTGCGTGCCGATGAGCGCTGGTACGAGACGCTCGGATCCTCGAGCTGGCCAGAGGAGGCCTGGCGAGACCCCTGGGTCTACCGCGGCGACGACGGGCAATGGCACATGCTCGTGACCGCTCGCGCCCGCCACGGGGACATCGACGGCAGAGGCGTCATAGGCCACGCGACGTCTGACGATCTCCACACGTGGAATGTTCACCCGCCACTCACCGCCCCCGGTCAAGGGTTCGCGCACCTCGAGGTGGTTCAACGGGTCACCGTCGGGGAGCGATCGATGGTCCTGTTCTCCGCACATTCCGCCGTGATCTCCCCCGACCGGATCACCGCCGGCGGCCGTACCGGGGTGTGGATCGCCCCATGGAAGAACACGATCGACCTGAGCGAGGCCCAGAACGTCGGAGCCTCCGACCTCTACAGCGGTCGGATCGTCTCCACGTCCGATGGCCCTCGCCTTCTCGGCTTCCTGCTCGACACCGACGGGGCGACGCCCCTCGGCATTTCGGATCCCGAGGGTTTCGATCGCGCGACAATCGCCTCCGGAAGCGAGTGGACGCCGACATCTTTTTAA